CGTCTCAGCTTTTTAGCAAAtaatttagcttttaatttttttttaaataaactaacttttagtttttttgtaacatatttaacataaaaattatcaaaaacaataTCTTTTAGTAAGATACTTTGCAAATAAGTCACCAAAAATAAGCAATTCCCAAATGCATTTTTGATCCAAATTGTGATTAGTGCAAATCTTTTTCACATGGGATTACCtcttaacattatttttattgtacactaattaacttcatttttaattttcataatgaTAAGGCAAAGACTCCAACCTAAAGAGTGttgatctcttttttttaataggcaGATACTAGGGAGAGGGGAAAGATGGGGTTGGAACCATAAACATGGGGCAACACAAATCGTTGGGCAATCACTTGAACACCATTCTCCTTCCAAATATGAATTCCacataaaattgaaaagtttcaaataaaatatgaagcaattagaaaataaattataatatatttcaaatgCTCAGTAAGCCCAATGAAGCACATATCTTATACACAAATGGACTTGGCTCTATCAAAGAGCCAATACACCATTATCAGGCCGTAAGTCTCACATTTTTCCACAAGCAATGACATTCGTAACTTGAAGATACCTTAACAAAGATCATTCCAGGGCTTGACAAAATCTCCTCAGTTAGGACATGTCTCCTACATTAAACGACCTGCAAACTCAACAAAAACAGATTATCAACAGTCCTTACTAGCCAAATGAACAAATAGGGGTTTCTAAATTAAAGATAATTAACATCAAACTTTAAATAAAGTCCTACCATGGAAATTAAGATATGCAAGGTCTCATGCCTATGCCAATAAAGGAATTTGCTAACCTATTTCCCACTGTTATTAACCATCAACTTGTGCCTCTTCGGTCTTCACAATAATTTCTACAAGAGTCCAGACAAATTTTGGTAGCAAGAAACATCAAATAGCCCATGATGATGGAGGAGAATTTAAAGCCCAGAGGAAAGAAGGCCCATCTGTCTATTTTATATTAGACTGCTTGCTATCACAAGACTATTGTTTTGTTCATAtctaatttatgttttttttttttttttaatgtatttagcAATTAAAAGGTTGGAGATAAAAGATTAAGATTCAAGGGTCATTGTAGGCATAGAAAGTGGTCTCGAGGATGAGAATGATGATATAGAAGACGAAACTCCCTTCATGGTGCTGGATCCATAGAACTTGCAGCACGAGATGAATTGGAGGATTGGTTGGTGTGTGCAGTTAGATTGGTGGACTTTATCCTTTGTTTATTAATCTCCATTCATTCAAATCTCCTTGGTAGGGATCCTTGTTTTTTTTCCAGAAAAAGAGCAGATACTATGATTAAATTTTGaacaataaaatatcaaattctaGGCTCAAGAGCTCAAGCAATATTTAGATATGTTATCTCACATAATAGACAAGAAAATACTACCTAGGATCAATGACCCAAATGAGGCTACTATAATACTCTTATTTAGCAACCCTAGAATCCTATCCTTCACGTTCATATAACAGATAAATCATAACCatctaatttcattaaaagTCACATGCTAGTCACATAACCTTTTAAAatgcttatttttttaaatagctaCAATGAAATTTTAACTTATGATGTCACGatgatttttctttatcatcaagcAAAGGGATATTGATAAACAGAACATTGCATGGATAAATAACCAACTAGTCTAGTGATAGCAAGCAAACATACAAAATGGACTAATAGTCTAAAAggccttctttcctttttgataagtaataagtttattgatataaaaaaaggaACACCCCAGTACGCAGGGAGTGTACAATGGGTCAAAcaattcaagaacaaaaattacagGAATCTaagaaatcaaaaaaagaaaaataaaatgattggTTTCACAAAGCAGCCAACAAATCGATTAAAGCTCTATAGAAAAATAACTTGAGGTTTGGTATGGAtctctcattatcttcaaaggacctactatttctctccttccaaagacaccacaacaAGCAATGGGGAACAATCAACCATATATACCTGATGACGACCAAATCTACCTTGCCAACATGCTAGAAGCCCCACTACAGATTGCAGCATAACCCAGCTTActccaaacaaaccaaacaccatAGACCACAGATCCATAGCAACCAGACAATGAAGAAAGAGATGGTCAACTGATTCACCATTACACTtgcacatgtagcaccaatccaatATTCAAACCTTCCTTTTTCGtaaattttcaatcattaaGCATTTCCCTAACGCAatagtccaaacaaagaaagctactcaagaaggaatcttctgcttccaaatacctttccaaggaaaacaATAGTCATTAGAGCCCACTAAAAtactataataatttttaaccaTGAAACCCTTCTCTCTATAAGGCTTCCAACACATCTTATCATCACCAAACCCCTTTACTAAAGCACCATATATGGTATCCATGAAACCCGACAGTGTCTCCAATTCCCGggcatgcacacccctaaagaAACTTACATCCCAAAAGAGGAATCCATTAGCAAACTTCATAAGCTCAACCACACTAACCTCTTTATCTCggcaaaatctaaacaattcaGGATAACTGACTGCAAGAGATGTCTCACCACAACAATGGTCATGCAAAAACTTCACCCTAGATCCATCCCCAATATCATATAGAATTTAGCGAGAAAAAGAAGGTCATCCCCGactaatatttttaaacaaaccGACACCATGTGGACCATTAACAGACCTAGTACACCAGCAACCCCACCCACAGCCATATTTCCCCTCTATCACTTGCCTCCAAAGGGCAACCTTCTCCATCCCAAATCTCCATAGCCACTTCCCAAGCAAAACTTCATTAAAAAGTCTTACCTTTCTTATCCCCAAGCCACTTGAAGAAATGGGAGTACAAACAGGAGCCCATTAACCAAATGAAATTTTGGTTCGTCACCAATGCCAACCCATAAGAAATTCCGTTGAAGTTTCTCAATTCGGTTAGCCATAGCAACAGGTATAGGaaataaagatataaaataaGTGGGTAAATTAGATagagtgcttttaattaaagtgactctacctcccttggatAAGTACAAATGTTTCCATCCTGCTAATCTCCGTTCTATCTTCTCCAGAATTAGGTTCCATATTGTCTTATCCTTGAATTTTGCTCCCAaaggaagacccaaatatttcattgaaAGAGTACCTTGCCTACAACCAAGTACATTCAACAGTAAGACAAAATTATGCACCACACCAACAGGAACCAACTCTGACTTGCCCAAATTTATCTTTAGACCAGAGACCGCCTCAAACCAAATAAGGATCATACGGAGAAACAAAATCTAATCTAGATCAATGTCACAAAAAATTAGAGTGTCATCCGCAAAGAGAAGATGAGACACCACCAAGGATCTTCTCTCTAAATTACCCGCACTAAAGCCTGACATGTAACCTTCATAGACAGCTTTATCCAACATTCTTCCAAGGGCTTCCATAACCAAGACAAACAACAGAGGAGACAATGGGTCACCTTGTCTCAACCCCCTCGAGCTCTCAAAAAACCCATAAGGATTAAGGAGTGccattaatcaaaatagagAAGCGAATTGTAGATATACAAAGGAAAATCCACCGCCTCCACTTAGCAAAGAACCCACCCCGTTCAAGCAACTACATGAGAAATCCCCAGTTTACATGATCAAAAGCCTTCTCAACATCTAGTTTAGCCCTAGTAAACCAATTTTCAATCTACTGTCAAGGCATTCATTAGAAATAAGTACCGGGTCAAGAATCTGTCTATTCCTCACAAAAGCATTCTGTGAAGCTAAAATTATATCTTCTATGACCATGTGAAGTCAAGCAGCTAAGACCTTAGCAATGATTTCATAAACCCCCCAACAAGACTAATGGGGCGAAAATCCCCAACTTCAATTGCTGcattttttttagggatgaGAGTGATGAATGTTGCattcaaacttttctcaaactaacttttagcaaaaaattgatgaaacaCAGCCATAAGATCAGGTTTGAGAATCCCCCAACAAGCTTGGAAGAAAACCATTGGATAACCATCTGGTCCAGGCGATTTATcatcattaaaattttgtatgacATCAAAAATTTCTGCCTCCTCAAAGGGTCTATCTAACCATTCCGCATTATCGCCAGATATCATTGGAAATACCAAGACTTTTGGAAATGGTCGATCAACTTGCTACTCAGAGTATAAATTCATGAAGAATTGGGTAATACAATCAGCAATCATACCTTGATCGGAAGACAAGCTGCCATCAACCATAAGGCTCTCAATACCGTTATTTCCTCTATTGGAAATAGCCATCCTTAGAAAAAATCTGGTATTGGCATCCCCCTCCCTCAAGTGCAGCACCCTAGACTTCTACCTCCAACTAATCTCTTCTAAAAGCGTGAGCTTTTCAATATCGGTACGGAGATTAACTTGTTCTAACTTTTCCTTAGCTGTTAAAGGATAAGTCTCCTCTCTAACATCCAAAATATTCAATTTGTTCCAGAGTTAATGTTTCTTAAAAGTGATCTAATaggccttctttcctttgagcTTAAATCATGTCACAtgacttttttttgggttttgaaagcTAAACCAAGGGGAAAAGATTGGCTTGTAATTCTACATGAAAGCAACTCTTTAAAAGATCAGGAAACATTGTCATTGTGATCACCAACATAATAGCAAATGTGGAAAAGTAAAAGATATCTAGTTACTAAAAGACAATGATTCTTCTTGGAGAGAAGGCTCAATTTGGTTAGGACGATGCTGAATTGTTCCTAAGGCACTACTGACCCTTACTTTTTGAACAAAGGTAAATGCAATAGATTAAAGGCACACCTTTGGTCAGGTGCAAACTCTTCACCCCAATTGTAAAACTAGGCTGTTGAGTGAGAGAATGCACACAGATatactaataataatctacATCAGGTATGGATGACTCAAAATACAGAGTGCTAACTAGTGACTACAAATCAAAGAAATTAAACTCTAGTTAAAGATTAAGAGCAATGCGTACAAAGGGTTCGAATCACAGAACAATAAGGTAAATTTTGACCCAAAGTTTAAATGCATCATTGCTCCAGACACCATAAATAGAAACTTATGCCAACATGACCCTCCCCTCTCTCCTTCCACATATAAACATAATACCTATTGAGCTTCAAATTTATCTCTAACTGGAAGCACAAAGACATAATTAACCATATCTTAATGCACATTGCTCAGAACAAAGATGTAATATGGCctacatttattaaaaaatttaaatgagatGTGAGGAAACTTTGTTACCCGAAAAACACTCTGGAAAATCAATGTTCCTTCCATGTCCATCAAATAATCAACCTCAGTGTGCAAAGTGACCATAATTTTCTTCCTCCTAAAGGCACAGCAAACACTGGTAACTCCAGCTTATGTTGAAGAGAAGCATATATCAATCTGCCCCTGACATGGGGTGCCATTCTGGTTCAACAACTACAATACATTCATCCAATCAAACCAGAATTCTTAACATTCAAAAAACATTTGGACCCAGGTTATGGGGCAAGGTCCCTCTAAGGATTTTGAGTGCCTTTCAGGAGAACTCATAAAAGATAGATTATATCCCCAGACCATTCTTTAGAGAATGCTTTAATTTTGAATATGATCTTGGAAAATGATATTCCTCTAACTTCCATAAATCATTTGACCTCAAATCTTCCTTATGGAATCCATGTATGCGCCTGAAATAGCCATTCTCAGTCTCATGAGAAAAGAATTCTCACAATCACTAATGGAAGAAATAGTAGGTGACATTGTCGCAACTACAACAAAATTCTCTCCATTTCCTACATCTATTTCATACAGCTCATGAAAAACTTCACGAAATTCATTTATCAGTTTCTCGTAGAATGATCTGTTTGGAGGAATGACATTTATAGCAAGAATCCCAAAATCACATAGGATTGACTTAGCAGCCAAGAGAACTTGCTTCCTAACAAATTCCAATGGTGGAGCACTGGTACCATTTTCAGCATCACTAGAATCCAAATCAACCATAATGGTATCAAATTTGTTATTGACATCACTGCCATTATACAAGTAACTACCATTCTCTCCCTCATGAACACCATTTGAATGATATGCAAATTTCTCTATAACATCTATTGCATCGCCAACAATTACCCGAATAGACTCATTACCTAGCAAACCAAAATACTGCCGTGCAACCCGCAAAACCTCCTTGTCAGCCTCAATGCCAACAACCTCAAAATCCAATTGGGCTCTTAGAAAAGTAAGCAAAGCCCCTCCTCCAACACCAACACACAAAGCTTTTGGCTTAAACCCACCTTGAATCCGTTCCTCAATACAACGACCAACCAAAGAAAGACCTGCCACCATTGGCACCAAGTAAGGATGCACCAAAACCTGAATATCAGGCCTGAACTCAACTTCCCCAATCCCCATACAATCAGAACCAAAACCCACCTCAGGAACAACACGTATCTCCGTTTGAATCAAATTTGGCATCCTCTTGAACCTCAATCGCCTCCGAAACTCCCTCACTTCACTCTCAATTTCCACATCCTCAACCAACATTTCACCAGCAAAAGACCCAACAAATTGCTCTAAAACTACCCCACAAATCACATTATCTTCGTATCTCAAAATGGGTATCTCAGGAATTCCATGTTTGAACAAAGACTTAGGAGATAACGCAAGGAACAGAGGTTTCAAGCTCACCTCGAGGCTGTTGAAATCGTTGTTGATCGAACGGCGGTAAATTGATGGTAAAGAATGAGCGTTGATGGGCTGGTTTCCGACGAGGATTAGGCGAGAAATTCCGGGAGAACTTAGGAGGAGCTGGAGGTGGCCGGACTCGGTGGAGAAGGTCCAGTCAGAGTTGCGGTGCTCGGGGACGAGCATGGCGGCGACCCGGGCTGACTCAGTGGGTTGGATGGGTGAGTCGAGGACGGCGACTCGGAGGAGTGAGTTGGGATCATTTGATGGATGGGGAAAGGTGAAGGTGATGAAGCGAGATGGAGTTAAGGTTTCGAAGGTGGTCGGGTCGAGTGCCATGGGAGTTTACTTTCTAAGGTTTACTCAAGGATATTGATACATTAACACTATATACACATCATATACTagcaacttttctttttctttttaagttttcctttttctttgttgatgagATAGCTTTCTActtcaaaaatttttatttaaaaaaaaaaaaaaaaatttcagtgaccaaaataataaatatctttGTTAAAACCCAACCCACCCAAAGTCCATTAAAATCCGGCCATTTTTTCTAGATTTCAGTCACTTTTTCACTTAAATCCTTCGATTTTTGGCACAATAAACACCAGATCTAGCCAAACTAGTGATTTCTCATCACAATTTGGTTGAAATCTCGTTGGATCCGACGAGATCTCATCAGATCTTAGATGGATCTGGCAAGATCTCGCCACATTTTGGCAGATTTCGGTGAATATCGAGTTCACCCAAACCGACGACCACCCGCCGAAAATCTAAACCGACGAATCCATTACTGTAACAGGTCGGTTGTAGGTTGAAAAACAACCCACTCGATCTTGTACAGGTCGGTTGCAGGTTGGACAAAAACCTAACCCGTTCGACCCATGGACAAccctaaaataaacaaacaaattaaaagtTCACTactaaaaaattctattaaaaataaaaaataaaagcttacCCAAATTATGTACTATGTATGTACATAATGACAGTACCCTCCCTTAAATTTTGTGATGAATAATAAAGATAAAACATTTTGTAAACGAAGATCAAATGGTTTTATACAAATGCTAAGAGGAagtattattttatgtaatgtTTGGGAGCGGGTGTCATTTTGTAAAACCACGATGAAGGTTAGTGTgatactctctttttttattattattttttttttttgaaacataattGGAATTTCATTACGAAAAGAGAGTACAACAAAGCCAAAGGCAAGCTCAATACAGAATCAAACTAACAGACCCTCTTCCTGAATAATTTGAGCCACCATGGGAGGACAAACTCCCTTCCAAACATAAGATTCTTCTTTCTGTCTAGCATATTGTGTGAGTATATGGGCTGCCTTGTTGTATTCCCTTTTCACATGCTTAATATTCCAGCTACTAAACGAAGACAACAAACCACGGATACCTTGATACACATGGCCGAGCCTGCCACTTGTTTCAGCTGCTATGACATTAGAAACAACTATTGATGCATCAGACTCCAAAATAATATGAGAAAGCTTTTGCTCTTTGGCAAGAAGAAGACCATACTCCACagccagagcttcaacttcctCCACAGAATATTGACCCTGTAAATATTTACAGCAAGCAGCAAGAACATTGCCATCTACATCCCTTATAACTACTCCCACACTTGAGTTCCTTTCATCTTCAGATGTGGCACCATCAACATTGATTTTAAAAGAGCCTGGTGGAGGCGTAGTCCACTTCCCATCTGTTTTAGCCAAGCCTTGATAACAAATTGTTGAGGCTCTTTTGAACTCACAAATATATTCTACAGCAAAACACCAAATCTGGTCCGGAATTTGACTTGAGGCCTCATGCACAATTTTATTCCTGTTATACCATATTGCCCAAGCAACCCCAAAGAAAACCTCCAAGTCACAGGCAGTACCCAATTCAACAAGTTTCAAAGCAATATCtacaatatttatatttatatccaACAAATCAATGAGATTATTTACCCAACAACTCCATACTCTCCTGGCTACTTCACATTTAACAAAAACATGGAAATTAGATTCAGGCTCTTTTCCACAAGCTGAACAAATATCACAAATATTAATACCCCTTCTTTGTAAGTTCACAAAAGTAGGGAGAGCATTCATACACATTTCCCAAGCAAAAATACGTACCTTTGGAGGAATGTTCAAGTGCCAAAGTTTCTTCCAAAGAGGGCTCCTAGCATCACCCGAGGAGCTTTCACCTTCCTCCATTGTTTCTAGCACCCTAACCGCAATATAATAAGCACTCTTTACACTGAATTCTCCCTTTTTATTACCCACCCAAATGATTTGGTCTTCTGGAAGGCTATGGCTAAGAGGAATATTTAGGATAGTCCTTGCTTCAAAAGGCAAGAACAAAGATCTTACTACCTCACTTTTCCACCTCCTTGTATCTCTATCAATCAGTGCTAAGACCCTAG
This genomic stretch from Quercus robur chromosome 4, dhQueRobu3.1, whole genome shotgun sequence harbors:
- the LOC126722917 gene encoding uncharacterized protein LOC126722917, which translates into the protein MALDPTTFETLTPSRFITFTFPHPSNDPNSLLRVAVLDSPIQPTESARVAAMLVPEHRNSDWTFSTESGHLQLLLSSPGISRLILVGNQPINAHSLPSIYRRSINNDFNSLEVSLKPLFLALSPKSLFKHGIPEIPILRYEDNVICGVVLEQFVGSFAGEMLVEDVEIESEVREFRRRLRFKRMPNLIQTEIRVVPEVGFGSDCMGIGEVEFRPDIQVLVHPYLVPMVAGLSLVGRCIEERIQGGFKPKALCVGVGGGALLTFLRAQLDFEVVGIEADKEVLRVARQYFGLLGNESIRVIVGDAIDVIEKFAYHSNGVHEGENGSYLYNGSDVNNKFDTIMVDLDSSDAENGTSAPPLEFVRKQVLLAAKSILCDFGILAINVIPPNRSFYEKLINEFREVFHELYEIDVGNGENFVVVATMSPTISSISDCENSFLMRLRMAISGAYMDSIRKI